A window of Peromyscus eremicus chromosome 7, PerEre_H2_v1, whole genome shotgun sequence contains these coding sequences:
- the LOC131914182 gene encoding olfactory receptor 8B4-like, translating to MTLRNNSVTQFILVGFSDQPALQPLLFLLFLVIYVLTVVGNLGLIILIGLNSSLHTPMYFFLFNLSFIDFCYSCVFTPKMLNDFVSENIISYVGCMIQLFFFCFFVNSECYVLVSMAYDRYVAICNPLLYTVTMSPKVCVVLILGSYVIGFAGAMAHTGSMLRLNFCDSNTIHHYLCEVLPLLQLSCTSTYANELVFFIVVGVVITVSSISIFISYALILSNILRIPSAEGRSKAFGTCGSHVVAVALFFGSGAFTYLTNSIPGSMEEGRFASVFYTNVVPMLNPLIYSLRNKDVKLALDKTLKRVLF from the coding sequence ATGACTCTGAGAAACAACTCTGTGACTCAGTTTATCCTTGTGGGATTTTCTGACCAACCAGCTCTCCAGCCGctcctctttcttttgttcttggttATCTATGTGCTCACTGTGGTAGGCAATTTGGGCTTGATCATCTTAATTGGGTTGAATTCTAGTCTTCACACCCCAATGTACTTTTTCCTCTTCAACTTGTCCTTTATAGATTTCTGTTATTCCTGCGTGTTCACCCCAAAAATGTTGAATGATTTTGTCTCAGAAAATATTATCTCCTATGTGGGATGCATGattcaactgtttttcttttgtttctttgtcaatTCTGAGTGCTATGTGTTGGTGTCAATGGCCTATgatcgctatgtggccatctgcaaccCTCTGCTCTACACGGTTACCATGTCTCCTAAGGTCTGTGTTGTGCTGATACTTGGTTCATATGTGATAGGGTTTGCTGGGGCCATGGCCCACACTGGAAGCATGCTGAGACTTAATTTCTGCGATTCCAACACAATCCACCACTATCTCTGTGAAGTTCTCCCCCTTCTACAGCTCTCCTGCACCAGCACTTATGCCAATGAGcttgtgttttttattgttgttggggTGGTCATCACTGTATCTAGTATCAGCATCTTTATCTCTTATGCTTTGATTCTCTCCAACATTCTTAGGATTCCTTCTGCTGAGGGCAGATCCAAAGCCTTTGGCACATGTGGCTCCCATGTAGTTGCTGTTGCTCTGTTTTTTGGGTCAGGGGCGTTTACCTATTTAACAAATTCTATCCCTGGGTCAATGGAAGAGGGAAGATTTGCTTCAGTATTTTATACCAATGTGGTTCCCATGCTGAACCCACTGATCTATAGTTTGAGGAATAAAGATGTTAAACTTGCCCTAGATAAAACCTTGAAGAGAGTGCTCTTCTGA